The Bacillus sp. B-jedd sequence GACGAGCACAATTAGGTATACAAATATAAGCGTATTCGGAATGCCAGCGGCTGCCGGAAGGCTCGGAAGGCCCATTAGTATGAGAATAATCGACATACCTGTCACTCCGCCAAGGATGGCGCGTTCCTTTTTCTTGATTTCCTTCCTCACTGAAAGAATCAGCGCTAGTACCAATGTTCCGATGGAAAATGCGCCTTCAATGATGCCAAGCTGGAAGGAAGGCATTTTCCTGACAATGAGGACAATGTAGGGAAGAGCGATTGGAGCAGCCGCGTACCAGAAGTTCAGCCAGATGGCGAACAGGATAAGATGCTTGATAAAGGTTTCATTTTTGACATACACAAATCCCTGCTTTAAATCCTGCAGGAAACCAGTGTTTTCCCCTTCGTCTTTTTGTCCGGCAAATAAATTGTACTGGATGAATAGGCTGAATACCCCTGATATGGTGAATGCGATGATGTTGATAGCCATGAAGGTGGAGATGGGCAAAAAGCCAAACAGGGCGCCGCCGAGCATTGGGCCGAGGATATTGGAAAGTGATGCTGCCGACTGATTCAACGACATGGCTTTCTGGAGATGATCAGGTCCGACCATGTTGTAGACAGTAGAGGTTACTGCTGTGCCGTAAAACGTATTAAGGGTAGTCAGAACCGCTGCTGCCAAATATAAAAGCCAAATTTCCTGTGTAACCGTCATGAATAGGAAAAGGACTAATCCCAGCCAGAGCGCGCAGGCAAAATCCATGATAATAATGATTTTTTTCCGGTCAAACCGGTCCGCGACAGTCCCGGCGAGTGGAGATAACACGATTCGCGGGACGCTTCCCATCAGGAGTGTAATCGCGAAGTTGAGGCTGGAGCCAGTCTCATTAAGAATGTATAGGCCAATGGCAAAACTGTAGATCGACGAGCCAAGGATAGCTATCAGTTTAGCAGGGACAAAAAGGAACAGATTTCGTTTTACGGCTTGCTCCAAGCGTCACACGTCCTCTCCTGAGGGTTGTTTTTTTAACTCGAGTGTCAAGGTATAGGAAGTCCTGCCTTCTTTATGGGCGACAGTCTTTTTCAGCCACTTTTCCAAGAGCTCCTCGTATTCTTTTTCGAATCCATTTCGTTCTTCCTCGGTAAATTCAAGGCTTATCCCCTTTGTTGAAATTCCTTCAAGCCCGGGATCATCATTTCCCTTCAGATTGAAGTGTGTCGCTTTGGCACGGTAATACTTTTCCACAATCCCTTTATTTTCCCTTGTTTCAGCCAGTTCAAGGATTCCTCCCTTATAAAGCTGCTGGATGTGGTAATGAATGCTTCCTGCCGTCTTGCCAAGCTCATCAGCCACTTGCTTGGCTGTCATAATCTGTTCATTTAGGAGATAAATAATTTTGACCCTTATAGGAGTAGAAATCAGTTTTTGCTGTTCAAGGTTAATTTCCATTACTTTATATTCCATCATCGTCTCCTTTCTAATTAACTATATCGATTTAGGATAATTATACGTTCTAAATTTTTAGAATGCAATATTATATTTTAAATTTTTTCCAGTTATGGAACATGCCGATTAAGCGGAAAATAGTTTTGCCTATTAGCTAAAGAAAATGAGCAAAGCGACGGAAATGGACAGAAATCAGCCGATAGGGTCAAATAACTGGAAAACAGTTCAATTGACATCTGTATCTATTGATATTATCATTACTTACATAAAGTAACTAACATTATAAAGGAGGGATAACGCCTTGGAAATGAAATTTCACCGTTATCCAAATACATTCATAGGAACTGTCCATATTAAGGTTGAAAACCTAGACCGGTCAGTGGATTTTTATAAATCAGTCATCGGGTTGCAGCTACTGGAAAGAGAAGAAAGGAAAGTGGTAATGGGAACGGGGACGAATCCATTGCTTGTTATTGAAGAGCCGGTAAATGTAATTCCAAAGCAGGGAAGGACTTCGGGGCTTTATCACTTCGCAATCCTTCTGCCAACAAGGGCGGATCTCGGAATGACATTGCGCCACTTAATAGAGATAGGCTATCCACTTGGTGCGGCAGATCATTTAGTCAGCGAAGCCCTTTATTTGGATGACCCCGATGGAAATGGGATAGAAATCTATACGGACCGCCCGTCAGCCCAATGGGCCTGGGAAAATAATGAGGTTGAAATGGCCACGAAACAGCTTGCAGCGGAAAGCTTGCTTGCCGAAGCTGGAAATGAAAATTGGGAAGGGATACCAGAAGGAACCATCATGGGACATATTCATCTCCATGTCGCCGACTTAAAAGATGCAAAGCGGTTTTATGGAGAAGGGCTTGGTTTTGATCTTGTAAGTCGATATCCACAAGCTTTTTTCATGTCGACCGGCGGTTATCATCATCATCTCGGGCTGAATACGTGGAATGGTGTGGGAGCACCGCCTGCGCCAGAGAATAGTGTGGGCTTAAAACAGTTTTCGTTGATTTTTGCCGGTGAGCAAGAACGGGAAGAGGCTGTAAAAAGATTAAGAGAAATGGGGGCCGATGTAATGGAAGGGTATAAAGTAAAGGATCCTTCCGGGAACCTCATTCAATTGGCTGTGTAATCATTTAAAAAACCTTTCTCCTTGAAGCGGAGAAAGGTTTTTTACTGAATGGATCATTCTTCAATTTGTTCCGGTGCAGGTCCGGGATTTTCAGTCTCGGTTTTTGTAATATCCACATAAAGGATTTGATGGCCATCCAGATCGGTGATTTTGAAGGCATAGCCATGTTCCGTAATCATGTCGCCAATTTTGACGTCATACGTATGCGAAAGAATCCATCCCCCGAGTGTATCTATATCCTCGTCCAATATCTCGATGCCTAATAGGTCATTTACATCTTCAATGAGCACCTTGCCGCTCATAATATAATGGCCTTCATTGATTTTACGGATTTCCGCTACTTCATCCATATCAAACTCATCACGGATTTCGCCGACGATTTCCTCCAATATATCTTCTACTGTCACCAAACCGGCTGTACCGCCATATTCATCAACGAGAATCGCCATATGCGTCCGTTCCTTTTGCAGTTTAACAAGCAGTTCATGGATTGGAATCGTCTCAATAACATGGATAATCGGTTTAATGAAATTAGTTAGCGGTTTTTCCTTTAAAGCATCAGGCTTTAACGTGGCGGTCAAGATTTCTTTAATATTGACCATGCCGGCCACATTGTCTTTATCACCAATGACGACAGGGTAGCGGGTATATTTTTCACGCCGGATGGTTTCGAAAATCTCCTGCATGCTGTCATCGATGGAAAAAGTGACGATTTCTGTCCTCGGCACCATAATTTCCTTGGCGATCCGGTTGTCAAATTCAAAAATGTTGTTTACATACGTTAACTCGGACTTATTGATTTCACCCTTCTCATAGCTTTCGGAAAGGATAATCCGCAGCTCTTCCTCTGAATGGGCAAGGTCGCTTTCAGATGCCGGCTTTAACCCAAAAAGGCCGGTCAGGAATCTTGCCGATCCGTTCAGGGCCCAGATAAACGGATACATTACTTTATAAAACACAATAATTGGTTTGGAAGTAATCAGGGCGATTTGTTCAGCCTTTTGAATAGCAACTGTTTTCGGGGCCAGTTCCCCAACGACAACGTGCAAAAAAGTAATGAGGGAAAATGCGATCACGAAAGAAAGAATTCCCGCTAAAGATGGGTTCAGGTCCAGGTTTTTAAACACAGGGCCCAGGAGAGCCATGATTGTCGGTTCTCCGAGCCAGCCGAGGCCGAGGGCAGTAATCGTAATACCGAGCTGGCAGGCAGATAAATATTCATCAAGATGGGTGATGACATGCTTTGCCTGTAATGCCCCTTTCCGGTTTTCTTCAATCAGTTGGTCAATTCTGGAGCTCCTTACCTTAACAATCGCGAATTCGGTTGTAACAAAAAAGGCAGTTAAGGCAATTAAAATGAATACGAGCAGCAAGTTCAGTATTGTCAATGGAACGCCCTGGGAGCCAGGGCTACACCTCCTGTTTTACACAGCGATTTTTTGCTTATTCTCCAAGCCTTAACAAGGAGTGATTTCTCCCGATGCAAAGATGTTCCTATTTCATCTTCTTAATATATTATTAGCAAAATGACGAGTAAAATGGCAACTATTAGAGCTGTAAGAAAGGAGAAGAAAAAGCCTGATTTGGAATTTGGCGAAAAAAACTGTAAAAACAATCACCAATTCTCTCTTATTCCGACAACATTTGCATATGATTTGGGATATTATTTTTATAATAAAATTTTAATAGAAGGAATGGGCTGTACGAAAGAAGGACGAGCCTGTATTAATAGAGGAAAATTCGTTGGAAAAGTTGGGAAAATTATCTTAGTAATTTATTCCTGTAGTTATTTGCAAGGTTTTCCAGTATACTGAAGGAAGTAAAACCCAATGTCAACCCTGTTTTATACTGGGAGATTTTTGAAGGATAAATTAAAATTTCATCTAAAAATTCTGCCAAAAAGCGGCGGTTATTCGAGTAAAACCGCTTGCAAGCCAGGAAGGATTTGTTCGGGCCCTTTCTGGCTTGTTTTGATAAGGGGGAATCAAGCATGGAGGTTTTTGAGATTACAAAACAAAACGGCCATTTCCTTGGAAAACAGCCAGATAAATTATATATTGAAATAAAATCGGAAAGCGATATTATGTCTGCGAGGCAAACTGCGCGCGAAACCGCGAAATCGCTCGGTTTTAGTACGTTCAATCAGTCCCGTATCATAACCCTTATCTCGGAGCTTGCCCGTAACATCTTCAAATATGCCGGATCAGGTCATATCGCCATGGAGGTAGTCAAAGACCAAAACGGCTGCCTTGGTTTGAAAATCCAGGCTGTCGATTGCGGACCGGGCATCATGAATGTTAATAGGGCGCTGGAGCAGGGGTATTCCACTTCAGGAAGCCTTGGCGCCGGCCTGCCAGCCGTAAAAAGGATGGCGGATGAATTTTCAATCCAGACAGGCGAGGGAAAAGGAACCTGTGTAAATATAACCAAATGGCTTAACTAACTTGCCCATTAAGGCAACATATTTCATATACCACGAATCATTCATCCTTAAACCTCAAGGATGTTTTTTTTTGCAAAAAAAAATGCCCCGTCTGATTCCGGGGCAAGTTTAAAATATTGTCGAACATAACGGGCATTAAAAATCATACAGTTGGAAGGTTCAAATTATTGGACAGCCGGTTCGCTGTGCCGGACTTCCGAAAGATAGGCCTCCGCCTTAGTTTCATCGAATTGCTTTTCCCATTTTGACATGACAATGACTGCAAGTGAGTTTCCGACTACATTCACAGCAGTGCGTGCCATATCAAGGATGCGGTCGATTCCGGCAATGAAAGCAAGCCCTTCAAGCGGAATACCGACTGTGCCAAGCGTCGCGAGGAGGACAACAAAGGAAACGCCTGGTACTCCCGCAATCCCTTTCGAGGTAACCATTAAGACTAGCATGAGCGAAAGTTGCTGGCTAAGCGACAAGTCGATTCCGTACATCTGCGCAATGAAAATTGCTGCGAGAGCCTGATAAAGGGTCGACCCATCCAAATTGAAAGAATATCCCGTTGGAATGACAAAGGACGTAATCGCCTTCGGGCAGCCAAACTTCTCCATCTTCTCCATCAGCTTCGGCAAAACGGTTTCCGAGCTGGCAGTGGAGTAGGCTAAAATAAGTTCATCCTTCAGGATGGAAAATAAATTGAAAATATTTATGCCAACAAAGCTGGCTACTAACCCCAGTACAACAATGACAAAAAAGAGCATCGTTCCATACGTTGTAAAAACAAGCTTGCTTAATGGAACAAGCGAGCTGACCCCGAATTTTGATACCGTGACGCCAATCAAGGCGAAAACGCCAAATGGAGCGAATTTCATTATCTGATTGGTAACGAAAAACATGGCATCCGCTGTTCCCTGGAAGAATGCAAGGACAGGTTTCCCTTTTTCGCCAATCGCCGCGATGCCAAGTCCGAAAAAGACAGAGAAGAAAATAATCGGAAGCATGTCCCCGCGGGCAAGGGAGTCGATGATGTTCGCGGGAATGATATTAATGAAGGTGTCCGCCATGCTATGGGATTTAACCTCTTCAGTAGTAGACAGATAATTCCCGATATCGCCCTTTGTAATGGCACCCATATCTATTCCGCTGCCGGGATGGAATAGATTTGCCGAAGCAAGTCCGACTATGATCGCGATGGTGGTGATGATTTCAAAATAAAGAATGGTTTTGCCGCCCAGCTTCCCGAGCTTTTTAATATCCCCGACACCCGCCACGCCGACAATAATACTTGAGATGACGATTGGGACGACAATCATTTTTATCAACCGGATGAAAATAGTTCCGATTGGCTGAAGGTAGGTTTGTACCGAGTCGCTGCCATAAAAAGCGGCGCCGACCGCAATACCTAAGGCAAGGCCGATTAATATTTGCCAAGCTAAACTGATTTTTTTCATAATATCTAACTCCTTCAAAAGAAACGAATAATAAACCAAGGTGAAAAAGCAAGTCAGTTTCAGCAGCGGCTGGAAGAAACTGTAGAATAGAAAAAGGCAGAGGATGGAACCTTTTGCGAGGCTAAAAAGAATAACTATATTACTTTAACAGTTTTTATCCCACTTTTGGTGACAAAAAATGCACAATTCATATAAAAAAAGCTGCCAAATTTGGCAGCTAATCACTTTTTTCGTTTTACAAGTATATATACTATACCGAGAATGATGGCCAATCCAAGGGCAGGCAGAACATACGGCTGCGCGACCTCTTTAATATTCGCCCAATTATCACCAAGGACAACTCCAAGATATAAGAAAAAGATTGTCCAGGGGATGACTGCAGCAACTGTATAGAGAGTAAATTTAACGGCGGACATTCTTGAAATGCCGGCGGGAATGGAAATCGCATGCCGTACTACTGGAATAAACCTGGCAGAGAAAATAACGCCCGCGCCATATTTTTTAAACCATTGCTCTGAAAGATCAATATGGTGCTGGCTGATGAATACATACTTCCCGTACTTTTCCAAAAAAGGACGGCCGCCATAGTATCCGGCCCAATAAAGGAACAACTGGGCCAAGGTTCCGCCTATCGTGCCGGCAACGACTGCCAATGGGAAATTGATGATTCCCTTCGAAATCATATAGCCGCCATAGCCAAGGACGATCTCACTTGGAATAATTTCGATCATCAACCCAATCGCAATCCCGAAATACCCTAGGTCAGACAAAGCTGTCAAAATACTAAAAATAAACTCTTTCATGGTCCACCTGCTCAAAATTAATATCAAACTCTAGTTTATCTCAGTTTGGTTGGAGAAACAATCCAGGACTTTATTTTCCCTATTCTTGCCATGGAGAATAGTTAGGAGTAGTGTTAAAGAAAAAGGAGTGGAGGAATCGAAATGTTGAAGATTGGAATTATTGGGCTTGGTGATATCGCGCAAAAGGCTTATTTGCCTCTATTTAGCAGAATGAAGGATATTGAATGCCATCTTTATACAAGAGATTCTGCCAAGCTCGCGGCTCTAGGGGAAAAGTACCGGTTTACAAAACTGTATCCAAGTCTTGAAGAACTCCTTTCAAGTGGGATCGAAGCCGCATTCGTGCATTCATCGACGAGCTCCCACGCGGAGATTGTTCGGGAGTTGCTCGAACGCGGTATCCATGTTTTCGTGGACAAGCCGATAACCGACAATTACAACGAAGCCAAAAAGCTTGTTGAGTTGGCTGAAAAACAAAACCGAATGCTGATGGTTGGATTCAACCGGCGATATGCTCCGTCAGTCAGGAGTTTAAAAGAGGTTGCTGAACCAAACTTTGTCCTTGTGCAAAAGAACCGCCACTCGCTTCCGGGTGATACACGAACATTCATTTATGATGATTTCATCCATGTCATTGACACGCTGCGATACCTCCATCCCCATCCGATAAAAGAGATCATAGTAAATGGCAGGAAGGATGGCGGCACGCTTTATCACGTTGTCCTCCAGTTTGTTTCCGCCGAGGGTACCGCCATTGGGATTATGAATAGGGACAATGGCGCGACAGAAGAGATTGCCACAGTCATGGGACCGCGCGAAAAAAGAACAGCCTATAATCTTTCTAGGCTTGTCATCACTAAGGGCATGGAAGAGATTGAAGTTCGAAGCAGTGATTGGGAAGAAACTTTGGCAAAGCGCGGTTTCATTTCAATGATAGAAGACTTCCTCTCCGCTATCCGGGCAGGTTCCGTGGTGGGAATTCCGGCGCGGGATGCGTTGGAAACACACAGGCTTTGCGAAGAAGTTATATTAAAATTAGAACAATAAATTAATCAAACGTTTGATTGATTTCTACCCAGTCCTGGCCAGGAAAGGTTTGCGCCTGTTAAGGATATTAGCTTTACTGGCAAAAGAAAATTATCTTAATAAAAACACTGCCGAAAAGCTTCGGCAGTGTTTTTACATTACATGTTATTAAAAGGGTTGTTCGGATCCTTTGGATCATGATTATTCGGATTGGTATAAGGATTATTTTGGTTCAGGGATCCCGTCTGTCCTCCCTGGTTCATTGGCCTATCCATTTGCCCCCCTTGGTTCATAGGCTGGTCTGGTTGTCCAGCCTGGTTTCTTAACAGGTTCCCAGCGTGTCCGGGAGGTGGCTTGACCACGGTTGTTTGTTCTATCTTTTGGTCAAAGCGCGCAAGGTATTTCGAAGCGAATTCCCTTCCGCCAAGGCCAAATGATAGCCCGAATGCCAGGGCCAATCCGCCCAGTGTCAGGATGAAGGCTGCATTGACAATAGATGCCGCTACGCCCAATTGATCAAGTGCCATAAAGACGGATATAGCAATGACTGCATATTTTGCCACAGAGGACAGAAGTCCAAAATGCGGTCCCTGCAACATACTTGCAAGCAGTTTCTTAATGAAGTTGCCAATCCACAGACCAACCATCAGGATGATGATCGCTGCCAAAACATTAGGCAGATAAGCAATGACGCCAGTTGCTAGTGTAACAAGGAAATCCAAGCCGACAAGATTAAGCGCTTCAACCGTAAATAAAAGAACGATTAAAACCTGGGCGATGGTCCCAACAATCTTGGATAGTGATAGTGTTGCAGCTGTACCTTTGCCAATCCCAATGCCTTTAAGGAAACCGTTAAAGCCGGCCCTGTCGAGCAGTTCAGTCACAAAACGGTTTACCCAGCGGCCGATCCAGATTCCGGCCAGAATCATGACGATGGCGACAACGATGTTTGGAATCATCGTTAGAACATCGTTCAGCATATTTATGGCAGGTCCGGATATTCCTTTCAAATCAAGACGTTCAAGTGCCGCGATGACCGTAGGGATCAGTATCAGGACAAAGACGATTGTTCCAATGACGGAGGAAAGGCTTGTGCCTTCAAACATCCTTTTAAGCCCGAAACGCTCAACGAGCCTTTCCAGACCGAGGCCCTGCAGGAGATTTGTGACAATGTCACGGACTATTTTCGCGATGAACCACCCTACCAGAATGATTAGAGCGGCAGAGAAGAGTTTCGGAATGAAGGCGAGGAAACTGCCGAGCATATCCGAAAACGGTCCTGAAATTCCCTGGATATTTAGGGCTGCCAAAACTCCCGGAAGGAACATAAGTAAAACGAGATAAAAAACAACTTTTGCAATCCGGTCGGCAAGAAGCCCTGGATCTTCGCTATCCTTTGTTAAATTCAGTTTTTGAGAAAGCTGGTGAACCTTTAAAGTTCTGCCGCCTTTTTTGATCAGATAGCTCAATCCTGTCGCCACAAGCCAGGCTACCGCTAAAATCAGTGCTGCTTTTAACAGGCTTGGAATGGCCGCTGTTATAGCTGTCAGCATGGCGATTAGAGGCCCTGTGATCAGGTGGAGACCCAGGATGTTAAAGAATAAAATGAAAACGAAAACCAGCAGAATATAGTAAATAATTTTACTGATGATCTTTTCAGAAGATACCTTACGATTATTCACATGAGAGAAAAGCCGGTTATCGAAGTTTGATTTTTGCAGAGCTTTATAGACTCCTTTTTCTATCGCTTTTGCGATAAACCAGCCGATAAGAAGCACAGCGAGCGCAAGCAGGAAGTCAGGGATTTTATAAACAAGCCTGTCCCAGCCGCTCCAGAATTGATAGTTATTGTCCAATATGTGTTCCTCCTTTATTGTTTCTATGAAACATGGTTATTGGTGATATACCCATGAGAAAAGTCCCTAAACAGTTGATTGCCAAGCGGAGGAAAAGCCAAAGGAAATGTTATTTAATTGAACCTTGATGGGTATATGTGAGAAAAAGGATACTATTCATTAAGGAGTGACCCACCTTGGCCAGGTATAAAAAAGCGATTGTCATCTACAATGGAAATGCCGGACAAAAGGATATTACCAGGACTCTTGGGATATGTGTTCCTATCCTCAGTACTGCCATCGAAGAATTGCTTTTGTTAAAAACGGAAGGTTCTGGCCATGCCCAGCGGATATGTTCTAAGTATGGGGAACAGACAGATCTTGTTGTGATTCTTGGCGGGGACGGAACCGTCCACGAGTGCATCAACGGGCTTGCTCCCCTTGAGAAGAGGCCGGCCATCGCTGTTTTGCCGGGAGGGACATGCAATGATATCAGCCGGACTCTTAATATGCCGCAGGATCTTCAGGACGCCGCGGAAACGGTTGTTTCCGGGAATCTCGTTCCGTTGGACGCCATGAGGATAAACGGGCGATATGCCTTAAACTTCTGGGGAGTAGGGCTTGTGACAGAGGCATCGAATAATATTAAAGGGTCCGAGAAAGCCCTTCTTGGCAAAGTCAGTTATTATTTAAGCGCAGTCAGGACAATGAGGGAGATGGATCCATTTTTCTATACGATTGATTGTGACGGGGAGAGGTATGAAGGGGAAGCAGTCATGATCCTGGCTGCAAACGGCCATTATATCGGGACAAACGAGCTGCCTTTCAATAATATTCGTGCCGATGATGGTCTGGCTAATGTTTTTATAGTCAAGAATACGAATCTCGCCCTTTTAAAGGAAATCTTTACAACAGACGTAACGGCAGAAGAGAAAGCCAACGAAATTCTTCATTGCAGCGGGGAAGACATTACGATTCAAACGGAAGAGACGTTGGAGGCCGATATGGACGGGGAAGTTTATTTGGAAACACCCGCGCGTATAAACATGTTGAGGCATCATTTTCTTGCTGTCGCGCCTGAACCATTGAACACGGGTGTTGGGCGGGAAAAATAAAGAGGGCAGCCGCGGCTGTCCTCTTTTTACATAAGCTGATTAATAAACATGGTCGCAATACCAAAGTAAGTGATTAAGGAAAAGATATCATTCAAAGTGGTGATGAGCGGTCCGGATGCAACCGCCGGGTCAATGTTAAAATGATAAAGGATAAGAGGAATGACCGTTCCTGCTAACGTCCCGATGATCAGGGTCAGAAACAGGGAAGAGCCTACTACAATGCCCAGAATGAAGCTGCCCTGCCATATAAATGCAATAACAGATATAAAAATGGCGCATGTCAATCCAATGATGAGGCCTACACCCAATTCCCTTCCGATGAGCCTGGCAATGACCTTTTTATCAATGTCATTGGAAATTAGGCCCCTTACCACGACTGCGAGGGACTGTGTACCGGTGTTTCCGGTCATCCCTGAGATCATTGGCATGAAAAAGGCAAGCGCCACGACTTTTTCAAGAGTTTCTGAATAGGAGCTAATGATTTTCCCTGACACTAAACCAATAAAAAGAAGCAGGATCAGCCAAGGAAGTCTCCGGTATGCCGCGACAAATGCTTTTGTGTCAAAATCAATCGACTTACCTGAAGCGGAAAGCTTTTCAATATCCTCATTCGCTTCCTGAATGACAACGTCAATAATATCATCGACTGTGACAATCCCCATCAGGACATTGGCTTCATTAACTACGGGTATCGCCATGAAGTCATACCGCTCGATCATTCTGGCGACCTCTTCCTGGTCCGTCATGTCAGAGACCGCAAGGACCCGCTCAAACATAATATTTTTAATGATTTCATCTGCTTCGGCAATCAGCAAATCCCGGTACGAGACAACACCGACAAGCCGCCTTTTTTCATCTATGACATATAAATAATTGATCGTTTCGGCAAAATCGGCGAATGACTTCAACTTTCCGACGGCATCGCGGACAGTATAATAATTCCGGATCCAGACGAAACGGTTTGTCATCAGCCTTCCCGCTGTTTCGGGCGGATAGTTCATGATGTCCTGTACAATTTTTGATTCTTCCTTCTTCATCCCGGACAGAAGCGCCGCTATCCTATCAGGAGACAGATCTTCCAGAAGGGAGGCGAGGTCGTCATTATCCATCAGGTCAAGAACTTTACCGGTTTTCTCAACACCAAGTTTATTGAGGACTTCATGCTGTTCTTCCGTGTCGAGCTCTTCCAGTAAATCAGCGAGAAGATGGGGATTAAGGAATAACAGGAAGCGGGTTTTGTGCTTTACCGGGAAACTCTCATACAGCTTCGCCACATCATACGGCTGCAATTCATCTAAGATCGCTTCAAAGTCTCTCTTTTTGTTCTCTTTTATGGCCTTTATTACCTGTAGAGTAATTTCGTCCTGTGTCATATTTCTAATCATGCACTCACGCTCCTTTCAGTCAGCATCACTGCCATGTACCATTATATGAAAATAATCCGTAATTTGAAATAATAATAAAGACTCTATTAAAGATTTCCCCCAATTTCGGACAAATAGGCATAAGAGTGGTTTATTTGGGCCGGTAATATCCTTTTATAGGGGTAGGAAACACATTTATCCAATATGCAAAAATTGTTTTTTAGGGCAGCATGTTAACATGCGAAAAATTTCACGGTTTTTGTTATGATGGGTAGGGAACTTTATTAAGGATTGGAGGAGTTTTGCCTTGAAAAAGCATAATCGGGACGTACGTGACCTCATCTATGTCCATTTAAACCAGCCAGCTCAATATGTCATGTCCTGCGGTATCGAATTCAATGAATTTACCGCTGCTTTTTCAGGTTTTGCAAATCATCTTCTTTTATTGAAGCATCGATTCGAGGATGGGGATTTTAACCGGCATACACGGTTCGAATATGTTGCGAAGGATAAAATCGGCAAACTGGCCCGTGAGGACGTTCAAGGATACGGTGATTTTTGCTGGGTGGATTTTGCGGAGGAAGAGGGCCTGAATGAACTGAATGGGCAGGAAATTGCGGAGCTGCTTTATCTTGGCCATTTAAAGCACCATTTAAGGACGCCTTTTTATAATCAGCTCGACAACAGATTCGTTTATTTAGCCAACGATGATGGCTGGTCCAATAAAACCTATTACCGCAGCCTTCTGGACTTTTTTTTAATGCTTGGCTATGTCATTCCCTTAAAACTTGGGGATATAAAATTAGAAAAAACTTTTTTCGGAATTAAGAAAAAACGCTCGTACCCGATTATCAATAAAGATCTCCTTGTTTCACTTGCTCCGTATATGAAGGAAGGAATTTGTATTTCAATCAGGGATGCGGATCTCCAGAAGGGAAAGGTTGAAATCCCGATTTGGATGATTGGCGATTTTGCCAATATGGACGATATGGTTGAAGCCTATAACCAATCTGTCCAAAAGCCCTGCCATGCGAAAATTGTTTTTGACAAAAAAACAAGGGAATGGAAGCTGTTCGTTATATAAAGAGACCCTTGCGGTCATCCATTCCGGCTGACTCGAAATCCAGGTTCCCTGATAATTGGGATATACATATTATGATTTTAACTAAACATTGATGTGCTCCGGAATCGAAAGCATCTCTATATCGTTCCGGCAGGCCGAAACTGTCATCATGTTTTTTTTCATTAGTTTTTAGCCGGGCAGTGGTTTTCATAAAATGATAAAAAGGAAGATATATATCGTTCCTTTCTTCTTTTT is a genomic window containing:
- a CDS encoding DedA family protein, with translation MKEFIFSILTALSDLGYFGIAIGLMIEIIPSEIVLGYGGYMISKGIINFPLAVVAGTIGGTLAQLFLYWAGYYGGRPFLEKYGKYVFISQHHIDLSEQWFKKYGAGVIFSARFIPVVRHAISIPAGISRMSAVKFTLYTVAAVIPWTIFFLYLGVVLGDNWANIKEVAQPYVLPALGLAIILGIVYILVKRKK
- a CDS encoding Gfo/Idh/MocA family protein; amino-acid sequence: MLKIGIIGLGDIAQKAYLPLFSRMKDIECHLYTRDSAKLAALGEKYRFTKLYPSLEELLSSGIEAAFVHSSTSSHAEIVRELLERGIHVFVDKPITDNYNEAKKLVELAEKQNRMLMVGFNRRYAPSVRSLKEVAEPNFVLVQKNRHSLPGDTRTFIYDDFIHVIDTLRYLHPHPIKEIIVNGRKDGGTLYHVVLQFVSAEGTAIGIMNRDNGATEEIATVMGPREKRTAYNLSRLVITKGMEEIEVRSSDWEETLAKRGFISMIEDFLSAIRAGSVVGIPARDALETHRLCEEVILKLEQ
- a CDS encoding mechanosensitive ion channel is translated as MDNNYQFWSGWDRLVYKIPDFLLALAVLLIGWFIAKAIEKGVYKALQKSNFDNRLFSHVNNRKVSSEKIISKIIYYILLVFVFILFFNILGLHLITGPLIAMLTAITAAIPSLLKAALILAVAWLVATGLSYLIKKGGRTLKVHQLSQKLNLTKDSEDPGLLADRIAKVVFYLVLLMFLPGVLAALNIQGISGPFSDMLGSFLAFIPKLFSAALIILVGWFIAKIVRDIVTNLLQGLGLERLVERFGLKRMFEGTSLSSVIGTIVFVLILIPTVIAALERLDLKGISGPAINMLNDVLTMIPNIVVAIVMILAGIWIGRWVNRFVTELLDRAGFNGFLKGIGIGKGTAATLSLSKIVGTIAQVLIVLLFTVEALNLVGLDFLVTLATGVIAYLPNVLAAIIILMVGLWIGNFIKKLLASMLQGPHFGLLSSVAKYAVIAISVFMALDQLGVAASIVNAAFILTLGGLALAFGLSFGLGGREFASKYLARFDQKIEQTTVVKPPPGHAGNLLRNQAGQPDQPMNQGGQMDRPMNQGGQTGSLNQNNPYTNPNNHDPKDPNNPFNNM
- a CDS encoding YegS/Rv2252/BmrU family lipid kinase, which produces MARYKKAIVIYNGNAGQKDITRTLGICVPILSTAIEELLLLKTEGSGHAQRICSKYGEQTDLVVILGGDGTVHECINGLAPLEKRPAIAVLPGGTCNDISRTLNMPQDLQDAAETVVSGNLVPLDAMRINGRYALNFWGVGLVTEASNNIKGSEKALLGKVSYYLSAVRTMREMDPFFYTIDCDGERYEGEAVMILAANGHYIGTNELPFNNIRADDGLANVFIVKNTNLALLKEIFTTDVTAEEKANEILHCSGEDITIQTEETLEADMDGEVYLETPARINMLRHHFLAVAPEPLNTGVGREK
- the mgtE gene encoding magnesium transporter — encoded protein: MIRNMTQDEITLQVIKAIKENKKRDFEAILDELQPYDVAKLYESFPVKHKTRFLLFLNPHLLADLLEELDTEEQHEVLNKLGVEKTGKVLDLMDNDDLASLLEDLSPDRIAALLSGMKKEESKIVQDIMNYPPETAGRLMTNRFVWIRNYYTVRDAVGKLKSFADFAETINYLYVIDEKRRLVGVVSYRDLLIAEADEIIKNIMFERVLAVSDMTDQEEVARMIERYDFMAIPVVNEANVLMGIVTVDDIIDVVIQEANEDIEKLSASGKSIDFDTKAFVAAYRRLPWLILLLFIGLVSGKIISSYSETLEKVVALAFFMPMISGMTGNTGTQSLAVVVRGLISNDIDKKVIARLIGRELGVGLIIGLTCAIFISVIAFIWQGSFILGIVVGSSLFLTLIIGTLAGTVIPLILYHFNIDPAVASGPLITTLNDIFSLITYFGIATMFINQLM